AACGAGCCTACGCCTCCTGACCCTGCATGGATCAGTATTTTATCTCCACTTTTGATCTGTGCCTGCGCTAATGCTTGTACAGTAGTAAGCCCTACTAATGGGATGGAAGATGATGCTTCAAAACCAATATTATGAGGTTTTTTAGCCACTACATTGCTGTCTACTGCTATGTATTCGGCAAAGGTACCTGGGCTTTCGGAAGGTACTCTGGTGTATACTTCATCTCCTTCAGCAAAATTAGTTACACCTGTACCCACCTTTGTAACAGTACCACTTAGGTCAAGCCCAAGGGTTGTGGGAAAGTCTAGTTTAATCACTTGTTTCACAGAACCTTCTATGAGGTGGTAATCTATTGGGTTGATTGCGGCAGAGTGTACCTTAATTAATACCTGATTACTTTTAGGTTGTGGTACGGCAATTTCAGCAAAGGCAATGCTTTTGTCTATGGCTCCGTATTGAGTAAGTTGTAGTGCTTTCATAATATTAAAAAATAATAATTTGTAACTTTTAATGTTGCAAAAGTACGTCAGGTGGTTTATATTTGAAAGTGAGTATACAAAATATAGTGGTATACTCCAGTATACCACCTCAAACAATCAAACAAATGGAAGAGACTTCAAAAAAATGTACTACTACTGCCACAAGTTGTGGGCAACAGTTGCTGGCAATACGTGATGCATTGGATATATTTAGTGGTAAATGGAAAATACCTATATTGAGTGTTTTGTACTATTATCAAAAAAGGGGCTTTAAAGACCTACAACGCGATGTAACCGGCATTACTGCTCGTATGCTGTCTAAAGAACTCAAAGAGTTGGAAATGAATTTGTTGGTTAAGAGGCATGTATTGGATACCCGCCCGGTAAAGGTAGAGTATGAGATTACGCCTTATGGAGTGTCATCAAGTAAAATTATTCAAGAGTTTTATAATTGGGGAGCCACCCACCGCAAAAAAATAATGACGACGGAAAAGTAATACTTCTAAAAAAAGTGGGTATTAAAAAAAATGACACGAAGGCGCTGATAAAGTATTGATATTTTTTAATATCATTGTATTTACAATACTCCGCAGTGATTTTAGTCAAAGTTGTTTGCTGGTTCTCAGTTATTTACGAATTTAAAAACTATTTAATTGGGTGTTTGGGCGTAAAACCGACACACTTTTAAAAATAAATTGAGCAAGCAATCTAATATAAAATACTGGTTTACAGCATTTAACAAGATAAACATTTACTCGAATCAGCTATCGACTATCGACTAAATACTATGGACTATTGATTTATTAAACAAGTTTTTATGATGGAAGAATTACGAAAAAATATCAGAGAGTTAAAAATTCTTGCGGGCAGGTGGTTGCGTATTGTAATAAACCGACGGGGAACTTATACTTCTACGATGATTATAGACCTCAAAACGGTGTATAACCTGGTAATAGAAGAGCCTCATGATGGTACCAAGTTGTGTAAATTCTCTATATTTTTTGGTAAAAGATCTTTGAATATCATCTATAGTAATCCTAATACAGAGGATGAAGACGATGAAGATGAGGATGAAAATGACTGGTGGGGCGATGAGGCTCAACTAGAAGCCGAAAAAGATATGCAAAAAATATTTACGGCTATGCGCCACCTAAGTGAGTAGCAATGCTTGCCAAATACATAGCAAGCATTGTTGCTATGTAATGTCATCTTTGTATACCAGCATTGC
This window of the Microscilla marina ATCC 23134 genome carries:
- a CDS encoding winged helix-turn-helix transcriptional regulator, which encodes MEETSKKCTTTATSCGQQLLAIRDALDIFSGKWKIPILSVLYYYQKRGFKDLQRDVTGITARMLSKELKELEMNLLVKRHVLDTRPVKVEYEITPYGVSSSKIIQEFYNWGATHRKKIMTTEK